Below is a genomic region from Magnetococcales bacterium.
GTTTGGACGGGTTGGCGGGTGAGGGGTAGGGTAGGGGCGAGGCGGGGAGTTCGGTTTGTGTACCGGCTTGGGCTCGGGCTTGGGCTCGGGCTTGGGCTCGGGCTTGGGTTCGGGTTTGGGCTCCGGTTTGGGCTCGGGCTTCGGTTCGGGTTTGGCAACCGGTTTGGGCATCTCCGGCTTTTTGGCCGGCGGCGCGGGATCCCCCTGCGGGGCCACATCGGGCTGATGCGGCCTGGCCATCGGCGACGCGGTCTTCTGGCTGGGCAGTTGCACCAGCGAGGCATGCATGGGCGGCGGCGGCGGCGGGGGCATCTGTCTCCAGGCCGGGGCCAGATAGAGCAGCCCCAGCAACAACAGATGCACCACAATGGAGATTATGTACGTCGGGGCGGGGACCATGGACTCACCGGGGTTCGGTCACCAGTCCCACCTGGGACACACCCGCCTCCTGCAAATAGGCCATCACTGCCATCACCTGTCCGTAGGAGGTCAGTCGGTCGCCGCGCACGTAAACCACCAGCTTGGGGTTGGTGCGTTTTATGGCGTTGATGCGCACGCGCAGCTCCTCGAAGGTGACGCGCTTCTCCTCGATGGCGGGGCTGCCGTCCCGGGTTACCGAAACGATCAGCGGTTCGTTGTCGGTTGACAGGGGGCTCGACTCCGCCTTGGGCAGATCCACCTCCACGCCCTGGGTCAGCAGCGGTGCGGCCACCATAAAAATGATGAGCAACACCAGCATGATATCCACCAAGGGGGTGACGTTGATATCCCCCATGGGGCGATGCCGGTCCGATCCCTGGCCGCCCACTCCCATGCCCATTGCCGCACCCTCACGCGCCCCGTTTGACCTGGGCCACGCGCCTTTCCAGAATGTTGAGAAACTCGGTGCCGAAGTTGTCGATCTTTTGATGCAGACGACGCGCGTCGGCGGAAAACTTATTGTAGGCGATCACCGCCGGGATGGCGGCCACCAGTCCGATGGCGGTGGCGATGAGGGCCTCCGCGATACCGGGAGCCACCATGGTCAGGGTGGTGGATTTGGCTCCGGCCAGGCCGCGAAAGGCGTTCATGATGCCCCACACCGTGCCGAACAGCCCGATGAACGGGCTGGTGGATCCGACGGTGGCCAGGAAGGTGAGTCCCCGTTCCAACTGGTCCATCTCCCGGTTGAGGGCTACGGCCATGGCGCGTCGCACCGAGGCGACCAGGTCGCCGACCTCGATATCCTGCAATCCCGACTGGGTGCGTTCGCCGGTTTCCCAGCGTTTCCACTCGCGGAATCCGGCCATGAAGACGATGGCCATGGGTGAATCGGGCCACTCCTTGGAGGCGGCCTGGAAGAGGCTGGTGACGCTGTTGCCGCTCCAGAAACGCTCTTCGAAGGCGTCGGCCTCGCGATTGATGCGCATGAAGCGGCGCAACTTGTCCATGATGATGCCCCAGGAGACCACCGAGGCGAGAAGCAGCATCAGCATGACCAGTTGAACCAGAATTGAGGCCTGGGCGACCAGATCCCAGATCGAATGTTGGGCTGCGGCATTCATGGCTCGTTTATGCTCCTCGCGATGAGGACCTCCTGCAGGAAGCCGGGCAACCGCACGGGTTTGAAGGCTTCGTTGATACAAACCAGACGCACCTCGGCCCGAATGAGCTTGCGCTCGGCGTGCGTCACCTCTTGATGCAACCAAAAGCTGGCATGTCCGGTTTTGCCCCGTGCCACGCTCACTGTCAAGGCCTCGTCGAGACGAGCGGGGGACAAAAAGGCGATTTGCATTTCCGTGACCGCAAATCGGAGGCCCGAAGAACGGACCAGCTCCTCCTGGCCGATGCCGAAGGAGCGCAACCATTCGGTGCGCGCCCGCTCCATGAAGGCCAGATAGCGATTGTGATACACCACCCCCGCAGCGTCCGTATCCTCATAATAGACACGCACGGGCCAAAGGAAAGGGGTATTTCTCATGAGGGCGTTGCCGAGCTCCCGAAGTCAGGGGGTGATAATCTTTTAATCCTTTGACGTTCAATATTTTATATTTTAGAAATCAAAAAAAGAAAATGTTCTGTCCGTTGACGTGTCTGTTATTAGTTTATTTAAATAATTTTAACCAATTTCTCAAGTAAATATTGCCAAGCCCGCACCGAACCATGTGACCGAATCAACGGCGAAAGGAAAAGTCCCAGGGGTTCCCCCTGGACCCCATGGGGTAGGAGGTCAACAGCAAAAGTCCCAGGGCGCTGCCCTGGACCCGCCGGGGGGGATAATCCCCCCCGGACCCCCGTATTACTGAAAAAAATCAATTCAGTCTCATAAAAGGCGTCCCTGACTCATGGGAGCCCCCGGTTTACCCAAATGACGATAGCTGGCAGCCGTGGCCTGACGACCCCGCGGCGTGCGTTCCAAAAAACCCTCCTGCAGCAGATAGGGTTCGATGACATCCTCGATGGTGTCCCGATCCTCCCCGATGGCGGCGGCCAGGGTATCGAGGCCGACGGGTCCGCCGTTGAACTTGTCGATGATGCACAGCAACAGCCGCCGGTCCATGTGGTCAAGGCCGAGGGCGTCGACTTCCAGGGAGGTGAGGGCGCGATCGGCCACGGCGCGATCGATGCGGCCCTCGCCCAGCACCTGGGCGAAATCGCGAATGCGCCGCAACAGGCGATTGGCGATGCGCGGCGTGCCCCGGGAGCGGCGGGCGATCTCCATGGCGCCGTCGTCGCTCAGGGGAACCCCGAGCAGCGAGGCGGCGCGCAGTACGATGCGGGCCAGATCCTCGGCGCAGTAGAACTCCAGCCGGGCCAGGATGCCGAAGCGATCCCGCAACGGCGAGGTGAGCATGCCCGCCCGGGTGGTGGCCCCCACCAGGGTGAAGCGGGGCAGATCGAGACGCACCGAACGGGCCGACGGCCCCTCGCCGATCATGATGTCGAGCTGGTAGTCCTCCATGGCCGGGTAGAGGATCTCCTCCACCGCGGGGCTCAAACGGTGGATCTCGTCCACGAAGAGGACATCACCTTCGTTGAGATTGGTCAGCAGCGCCGCCAGATCACCCGCTTTCTCGATCACCGGTCCCGAGGTGGTGCGCAGTCCGACGCCCAGCTCGGCGGCCACGATGCGGGCCAGTGTGGTTTTGCCCAATCCCGGCGGTCCGAAGAGCAGCAGGTGGTCCAGGCTCTCCTTGCGCTCTTTGGCGGCCTGGAGGAAGACCAGCAGATTGGCCTTGAAGCGGGGCTGTCCGACGAATTCGGAGAGGTTCTTGGGACGCAACGCCGCTTCGCTCAGGGGCTCGCCGCTTTGAGAGGCTCCCGAGATCAGGCGGTCCCCTTCCGGTTCGTTCATGGCGCCAGGGCCCGCAACACCGCCTTGAGGGCGGTGCCCGCGTCGGTCATCTCAGGGGTCAGCACCTGTTTGACCACCGGTTCCACCTGGGCGCGACGATAACCCAGGCCCGTCAGGGCGGAGAGCACCTCCTCCCGCAATTGACCCGCCGTCTCCTTCGGCGTGGCGGCTGCGGCGGGCGCGCCGGGCAGGGGGGCGAAGACGGGCAGACGGTCCTTCAGCTCCACCACCAGGCGTTGCGCGATGCGCCGACCCACGCCGGTGATGCGCATCAGCCGGTTGATGTCGTCCGTGGCCACGGCGGAGACGAACTCCGGGGGCGAATAGGTGGACAACACCGCCAGCGCCAGTTTGGGACCGACTCCGGCAATGCTTTGCAACAGGTCGAACAGGGCCCGCTCCTCCCGTGTGGCGAAGCCGAAGAGGCGCAACAATCCTTCCGGGGCCTGCAGTTCGCAGAAGAGCAGGCAGGCTTCGCCCACCGGGGGCAGGCTGGTGTAGGTGCTGAGGGGAATGGCCAGTTCGTAGCCCACTCCCTGCACGTCCAGGATGACCCGGTCGGTATCCTTTTCGGCCACGAGCCCCTTCAGTTGGGAGATCATGCCACCCGGCCCCCCCGCGACTGCCAGCGCAGATGGTGCAGATGGCACCAGGCCACGGCCAGGGCGTCGGAGGCGTCGGCGGGGGCGGCTTTGGGCAGGGAGAGCAGCATCTTCATCATCTCCTGCACCTGGCCCTTTTCCGCCTGACCGTAACCCACCACCGCTTTTTTCACCTCCAGGGGGGTGTATTCCCCCACGTCGAGACCGCTCGCCGCCAGACCGGCCAGCAGGGCTCCGCGCGCCTGGCCCAGCTTGAGGGCGCTCTGGGCGTTGTGGGAGACGAAGACCGACTCCACCGCCGCCGCCTGTGGCGCGTACTGTCCGATAACGCCTTCCAGGCCGCGAAACAGGAACAGCAGCCGTTGCGCCACGGGCAGGTCTTCCGGCGGGCGCAGGCAGCCGTGGGCCACATGGGCCGGTTTGACCCCGTCTTCCAGCACGCCCCAGCCGGTGCAGTTGCTGCCCGGGTCGATGCCCAGAACCCGCATCAGCCCAGCCTCTCCATGATCTCGTCGGGGATGTCGAAGTTGGCGTAGACCTTCTGCACGTCGTCGTTGTCTTCCAGGGCGTCCAGCAGCTTGAGCATGCTGATGGCGGCGGTTTCGTCCAGGGTGACGGTATTCTGGGGCCGCATGGTCACCTCCGCCGAGACGGGATTGGCGAAACCCTTGGCCGCCAGGGCGTCCCGCACCGCTTCGAAATCGTTGGGGGCGGTGATCACCTCGAAGCTGCCGCCGTCGTTGATCACGTCTTCGGCTCCCGCTTCCAGGGCGGCTTCCATCAGGGCCTCCTCGTTGACGTTTTCGTAGACCAGCATGCCTTTTTTGTCGAAGAGGAAGGCGACGCAGCCGTGGGTGCCCAGGTTGCCGCCGTGTTTGGCGAAGCGATGGCGCACTTCGGCCACGGTGCGGTTGATGTTGTCGGTCAGGGTGTCCACCAGAACGGCGACGCCCGCCGGGCCGTAGCCCTCGTAGCGCACCTCCTCATAGTTGACGCCCTGCAACTCCCCGGTGCCCCGTTTGATGGCCTTGTCGATGGTGTCCTTGGGCAGATTCTGCGCCCGAGCCGCCGTTACGGCGGTGCGCAGACGGAAGTTGGCGTTGATGTCGCCGCCGCCGTTGCGCGAAGCCACGGTGATCTCACGGATCAGTTTGGTGAAAATCTTGCCCCGCAAGGCGTCCTGAGCCCCCTTGCGGTGTTTGATATTGGCCCACTTGCTGTGTCCTGCCATGGTAGCGTTCCCTGCCTGACGATTCCCGTATATCCTGATGTCGGACCGGATTGTCCGACCCCTGACCGCCATTGTAACGGACTTTTCCCAAATGTCATCACCCGCCGCCAAAAAGGATGCCTTCGCCTTCATCGCCCCCGCCGAGGCCTGCACCCACTGCGGTTACTGTCTGCCGGTATGCCCCACCTATCGGGCCGACAGCAACGAGGTGGAATCGCCCCGTGGCCGCGTCTCCATTCTGCTGGCCCTGCGGGACGGCCACCTCGGCGCAAAGGAGGCGGGGGCCGTCCTCTCCCACTGTCTGCTCTGTCGCGCCTGTCACGCCGCCTGTCCGGCGGGGGTCAAGCCGGGTCACCTGGTCAGCCTCTCCCGCAAACACCATCCGCTGCCGGCCAACCGTCTGTCGCGGCTGTTCCACGCCATCACCGATCACGCCGGGCGCAGTCGTGCGGCGGCATGGTGTCTCGGCCTCTACCGCCGTTCGGGGTTGCGGCGTCCCCTGCGGGCCCTGCTGCGATTGTTTCCCGCCCTGGCCCGGCTGGAAGGCCTGGTGCCCGACGGCCCTCCCGCCAAGGTGCAAACCCTGCCCGTCCCCGAATCGGGGGGATGGCGTATCGCCCTGATCGGCAGTTGCATGGCCCGGTTGTTCTATCCGGCCACCCATCCCGCCGCATTCAATCTGTTGGTGCGGCTGGGACACCGCCCTGTTTCCCTGGTGCAGTTCGGCTGCTGCGGCGCGCCCCATCGCGAACGGGGCGACTGGCCCGCCCTGCAGCGGCAGGCCACCCTGTTGATGCGGCAGTTGGAGGGGAACGGCCCCTTCGACGCCATCGTGGCCGATTCCGATCTCTGTGCTTCCACCCTCAAGGCCTACGGTCACATCTTCGGCAAGCATAACGCTTCGGCGGGCCCGGCGGAACGGATGGCGAAACAGGTGTACACCCTGTCGCAATTTCTGGCGGAAGCGGAGAATTGGTCCGATCTTCCCAAGGCCGATCCCGGCCTGGGGAGGCTGGCCTTTCATGACCATTGTCAAACCCGCCACGGATCCGGCATAATCAACGAGCCGAGGAGTGTTCTGGCGACGCTGCCGGTGGCTCTGGGCGACATTCCCGACGGGGCTTTCTGCTGCGGAGCCGGTGGGGAGTACCTGCTGCGTCATCCCGAGCGCAGTCGGGGGGTGCGGGAGTTGAAAATCGCCGCCATCCGCGCCAGCGGGGCCGACACGGTGGTGGGGGCCAATCCCGGTTGCCTGCTCAACATCGAGGCGGGCTTGCGGGAGGAGGGCGTAAGGGTGATGCCGCTGGCGGAGGTGCTGTGGCGGGCGATAAGATGATCTTTCAATATTTAATTCTTTAAGTATCAAAAAAAGAAAATGTTCTATCTTTTGACGTGTCCGTATTGTTGATTTTCCAGAATGTTTCTGAACCGGTTCAAGAGGGTGTTTGAAAATTTGAAAGATCGATAAAGAACACGTCAAAGGACAGAACATTTTCTTTTTTTGCTTTCAAAAGGATAACATATTAAACGTCAAAAGATTATCGTGTTTAAGCTTGGCGACAGGTTTGAGGAGTACACTGAAGGAACACCGGGGCGTTGCCCCGGCCTTACCCACCGTAACAGGAGCAAGGACATGGTTAACTGGCGCATTTGGAAACTCGCTTCGGCCTTTCTGGCCGTGGTAATGGTTCTGGCCTGGACCCTGCCCGAGGAGGCGGATGCCGGTCGCATGGGCGGCGGCAGCTCCTTCGGTTCACGGGGATCCCGCAGTTTCTCCACCCCCAAGGCGCCGCCGGCCCGTGAGGCGATGGGCAGCCATCAGACCGGCACGCCGGGCATGGCGGCTCCCGCCACTTCCGGCGGTTTCGGTCGCGGTCTGCTCGGCGGCATCGGCGGCTTCATGCTGGGTGGCATTCTGGGCTCCCTGCTCTTCGGCGGGGCCTTTTCCGGCACGGGTCTGCTCGACATCCTGCTGATGGCGGGTCTGGCTTACATGGCCTGGCGCTTTTTCAAATCGCGCCGCGCCCCTGCGCCGCAATACGAGGTGCAAGCCGACAAGGGTGGCACTCTCACGGCCCGCAAGAGCGCCGAGGATTTCTTTGCCAAGGACACCCCGGTGAGCGGCGGTACGTATGCCGCATCCCCGGCGGGCAACGAAGTGGATGCCGGTTTGGCCCGGCTGCAGGCGGCGGATCGCAACTTCACCGAAGCGGCCTTTTTGACCGGAGCCCGCATTGCTTTCACCGAGTTGCAGAACTCCTGGGTGGAGTGGAAGCCGGAGGCGTTGCGGCCGTTGATGACGGAGCGGCTGTTCGCCATGGTGGAGGAGCAGGCCACCTCTTCCCGCAATCGGGGCGAACGCAGCGTGGTGGACAAGATCGTCTTCGAGACGGTGGAGGTCTCCGAGGTGTGGCAGGAGGCGGGTCTCAACTATCTGACGGTGCGTTTCGTGGTGTCGATGGTGGAGGCCACGCTGGATCGTTACGGCAAGGTGTTGGAGGGGGATCCGAATCGTCCGTCGCGGGTGGAGGAGTATTGGACCTTTACCCAGGAGATCGGTTCGCGGGATCCCAACTGGCAGCTTTCGGCCATTCAGCAGGCTGAGCAAGTGGCCAAGGCGGCGTGGTGAACGATTTCGCCGGGATGCGACGCCACGGGCCGCAATTGGCCTTGTTGGTTCTGGGGTTTGTGGCGTTTGCGCTGATTTTGTGGAGCCGGGGGCATCGTCCCCCGGCTCCTGTCGCCGTGGTTCCGGTATTGGTGGAGGCGCGGTGGGAGGAGGTATTGCCGGAGCTTAAGCGGGCGGATGGTTTGCAGCGTTGGGCTGAGGCCTTGGCGGGCAGCGCCGACTATTACAAGCGGCTGCCGGCCTCGGCGGTGGTACGTTTCGGCGAGGTGGAGGTGAAGGCGTCCGTCATGCGGGAGGCGTGTTTGCGTCTGGCGGCGCTGGCGCGGGAGAAGGGTCCGCAGGAGGTTGCGGAGGTTTTGCGGGGTGAGTTCCGATTGTGGCGCAGCACGGGTCGTGCGGAGAAGAAGGATGTGTTGGTGACGGCCTATTACGAGCCGTTGCTCAAAGGGGATCGGAAATTTTCGGAGCGGTTTCGGCATCCGGTTTATCGCTTGCCGCCGGATTTGTTGACGGCGGATTTGGGG
It encodes:
- the tolR gene encoding protein TolR, which encodes MGMGVGGQGSDRHRPMGDINVTPLVDIMLVLLIIFMVAAPLLTQGVEVDLPKAESSPLSTDNEPLIVSVTRDGSPAIEEKRVTFEELRVRINAIKRTNPKLVVYVRGDRLTSYGQVMAVMAYLQEAGVSQVGLVTEPR
- the tolQ gene encoding protein TolQ, producing MNAAAQHSIWDLVAQASILVQLVMLMLLLASVVSWGIIMDKLRRFMRINREADAFEERFWSGNSVTSLFQAASKEWPDSPMAIVFMAGFREWKRWETGERTQSGLQDIEVGDLVASVRRAMAVALNREMDQLERGLTFLATVGSTSPFIGLFGTVWGIMNAFRGLAGAKSTTLTMVAPGIAEALIATAIGLVAAIPAVIAYNKFSADARRLHQKIDNFGTEFLNILERRVAQVKRGA
- the ybgC gene encoding tol-pal system-associated acyl-CoA thioesterase translates to MRNTPFLWPVRVYYEDTDAAGVVYHNRYLAFMERARTEWLRSFGIGQEELVRSSGLRFAVTEMQIAFLSPARLDEALTVSVARGKTGHASFWLHQEVTHAERKLIRAEVRLVCINEAFKPVRLPGFLQEVLIARSINEP
- the ruvB gene encoding Holliday junction branch migration DNA helicase RuvB, producing the protein MNEPEGDRLISGASQSGEPLSEAALRPKNLSEFVGQPRFKANLLVFLQAAKERKESLDHLLLFGPPGLGKTTLARIVAAELGVGLRTTSGPVIEKAGDLAALLTNLNEGDVLFVDEIHRLSPAVEEILYPAMEDYQLDIMIGEGPSARSVRLDLPRFTLVGATTRAGMLTSPLRDRFGILARLEFYCAEDLARIVLRAASLLGVPLSDDGAMEIARRSRGTPRIANRLLRRIRDFAQVLGEGRIDRAVADRALTSLEVDALGLDHMDRRLLLCIIDKFNGGPVGLDTLAAAIGEDRDTIEDVIEPYLLQEGFLERTPRGRQATAASYRHLGKPGAPMSQGRLL
- the ruvA gene encoding Holliday junction branch migration protein RuvA, whose product is MISQLKGLVAEKDTDRVILDVQGVGYELAIPLSTYTSLPPVGEACLLFCELQAPEGLLRLFGFATREERALFDLLQSIAGVGPKLALAVLSTYSPPEFVSAVATDDINRLMRITGVGRRIAQRLVVELKDRLPVFAPLPGAPAAAATPKETAGQLREEVLSALTGLGYRRAQVEPVVKQVLTPEMTDAGTALKAVLRALAP
- the ruvC gene encoding crossover junction endodeoxyribonuclease RuvC: MRVLGIDPGSNCTGWGVLEDGVKPAHVAHGCLRPPEDLPVAQRLLFLFRGLEGVIGQYAPQAAAVESVFVSHNAQSALKLGQARGALLAGLAASGLDVGEYTPLEVKKAVVGYGQAEKGQVQEMMKMLLSLPKAAPADASDALAVAWCHLHHLRWQSRGGRVA
- a CDS encoding YebC/PmpR family DNA-binding transcriptional regulator, with protein sequence MAGHSKWANIKHRKGAQDALRGKIFTKLIREITVASRNGGGDINANFRLRTAVTAARAQNLPKDTIDKAIKRGTGELQGVNYEEVRYEGYGPAGVAVLVDTLTDNINRTVAEVRHRFAKHGGNLGTHGCVAFLFDKKGMLVYENVNEEALMEAALEAGAEDVINDGGSFEVITAPNDFEAVRDALAAKGFANPVSAEVTMRPQNTVTLDETAAISMLKLLDALEDNDDVQKVYANFDIPDEIMERLG
- a CDS encoding (Fe-S)-binding protein; this encodes MSSPAAKKDAFAFIAPAEACTHCGYCLPVCPTYRADSNEVESPRGRVSILLALRDGHLGAKEAGAVLSHCLLCRACHAACPAGVKPGHLVSLSRKHHPLPANRLSRLFHAITDHAGRSRAAAWCLGLYRRSGLRRPLRALLRLFPALARLEGLVPDGPPAKVQTLPVPESGGWRIALIGSCMARLFYPATHPAAFNLLVRLGHRPVSLVQFGCCGAPHRERGDWPALQRQATLLMRQLEGNGPFDAIVADSDLCASTLKAYGHIFGKHNASAGPAERMAKQVYTLSQFLAEAENWSDLPKADPGLGRLAFHDHCQTRHGSGIINEPRSVLATLPVALGDIPDGAFCCGAGGEYLLRHPERSRGVRELKIAAIRASGADTVVGANPGCLLNIEAGLREEGVRVMPLAEVLWRAIR
- a CDS encoding Tim44/TimA family putative adaptor protein, with the protein product MVNWRIWKLASAFLAVVMVLAWTLPEEADAGRMGGGSSFGSRGSRSFSTPKAPPAREAMGSHQTGTPGMAAPATSGGFGRGLLGGIGGFMLGGILGSLLFGGAFSGTGLLDILLMAGLAYMAWRFFKSRRAPAPQYEVQADKGGTLTARKSAEDFFAKDTPVSGGTYAASPAGNEVDAGLARLQAADRNFTEAAFLTGARIAFTELQNSWVEWKPEALRPLMTERLFAMVEEQATSSRNRGERSVVDKIVFETVEVSEVWQEAGLNYLTVRFVVSMVEATLDRYGKVLEGDPNRPSRVEEYWTFTQEIGSRDPNWQLSAIQQAEQVAKAAW